A window of the Plasmodium vinckei vinckei genome assembly, chromosome: PVVCY_08 genome harbors these coding sequences:
- a CDS encoding 6-phosphofructokinase, putative, protein MEKENNPSQVKDTEMLNCLMQKLTSKNFLEEKETKNRFYLVENKDIKINKLKEHGHSASLNDNLSPLQYERIKYKPTLPKALASEYQILDEDFGDEFINKQEYEEIKNFFKSIDGLPMINVKETKNNESFKGGNVLKIGIILSGGPAPGGHNVISGIYDYAKRYNEESQVIGFLGGIDGLYNKNYVTITDNLMNKFRNLGGFNMLWSGRGKVRNKDDLLAIENIVLKLKLNGLVIIGGDGSNSNAALISEYLKERNIPISVIGVPKTIDGDLKSEAIEISFGFDTATRTYSEIIGNLCTDVKTGNNVYHVVRVMGRSASHVVLECALQTRPNVVLIGEEVERDKIPLKTIVNNIVNIILKRHDLNKDYGVILLPEGLIEFIPEMKKLIEELNIILKTSNPSEPFDASKLKESKELWNFLPQIIRDQLLLDRESTGYIQVGKVATERLIINLVESELAKLKDINLNIHFMAHYLGYEGRCALPSNFDCNYCYSLGYNAALLIDHKKTGYMSIIRNLKNSYEDWIPAGIPFLRIMHVCKDNLGKEYPAVKKYLVDLNSPLFKVLKEVQSLWSLYDLYRSPGPIQFTGYLSNSRCYTVKIPQKDELLCQNSEELNIIINSTRGGSDKKEDSPACGISNIKDKNGNTEVQHKSGYKSLGCMSELQTSRLYNKLELPELCSDLKAKVRAGKQYISNDPYTQKQILSNYPNMSYENKFQIQEIFHDKYASPIAFELKIGIVFLSRQSPGAMNVLCGLYRRLKLLKGVCIAFYGLYGLLNNKYIIINDENIAKHLNQGGLELTGNSPEHSLFDEENRNKVCETVSKLQLNGLVMPGSNVTITEAALLAEYFLEKKIHTSVVGIPLTGSNNLIHELIETCVGFDSSTKVYASLIGNVLTDAVSMPKYWHFIRLMGRSPSHEVLECALQTHPNMVIIAEEYGAADKTLWRVVQDIADVICARAELGKNYGTVLIPDALLMHLPNMKILLTEISDILNEASEKGELIQARNDLVNLSNEKIEKESPWISKLTPWSLALIKTFPQFIIKELLHVDLRSMRFEKLETEQLLLQMVKEELHQRKAKGKYSGVFMGLTHFFGYQGRSSLPSEFDCKLAYTYGHAASIIVESGLTGYIVSIRGLCGNVNDWKLFAIPFISLMKILLRGQGSKTLKSASKGDLPVIPSAPVDLNGKAYRSLKIALQKWQMEDSSCNPGPIQFEGNASNYYNRTLFEEQSEYFEMLRYVECYANILKDTCRFGVSADYLKNVFVQLCGMLVMAYKPNDILQSMPSIGSIEDYYDWENQRKTDNNKKFI, encoded by the coding sequence ATGGAGAAAGAAAATAACCCTAGTCAAGTCAAAGACACAGAGATGCTAAATTGTTTGATGCAAAAATTAACATCAAAAAACTTTttagaagaaaaagaaacaaaaaatcGATTTTATTTAGTAGAAAATaaggatataaaaataaacaaattaaaagaacATGGTCATTCAGCATCTTTAAATGACAATTTAAGTCCATTACAATAtgaaagaataaaatataaacctACTTTACCTAAGGCTTTAGCAAGTGAATATCAAATATTAGATGAAGATTTTGGAgatgaatttataaataaacaggaatatgaagaaataaaaaatttcttTAAAAGCATAGATGGTTTACCAATGATAAATGtaaaagaaacaaaaaataatgaatcaTTTAAAGGAGGAAATGTTTTGAAAATTGGTATTATATTATCTGGAGGTCCAGCACCAGGAGGTCATAATGTTATATCTGGTATTTATGATTATGCAAAACGATATAATGAAGAATCTCAAGTTATTGGATTTTTAGGAGGTATAGATggtttatataataaaaattatgtaacaATAACAGATAATTTAATGAACAAATTTCGTAATTTAGGTGGTTTTAATATGTTATGGTCAGGTAGAGGTAAAGTTAGAAATAAAGATGATTTGCTAgctattgaaaatattgttttaaaattaaaattaaatggtTTAGTAATTATAGGAGGTGATGGGTCAAATAGTAATGCAGCATTAATTTCCGAATATCTTaaagaaagaaatattCCTATATCTGTTATTGGTGTACCTAAAACAATTGATGGTGATTTAAAAAGTGAAGCTATTGAAATAAGTTTTGGATTTGATACAGCAACTAGAACTTATTCTGAAATAATTGGAAATTTATGTACAGATGTAAAAACAGGAAATAATGTTTATCATGTTGTCCGAGTTATGGGACGATCGGCTTCACATGTTGTGCTTGAATGTGCATTACAAACAAGACCAAATGTTGTATTGATTGGTGAAGAAGTTGAAAGAGATAAAATACCATTAAAAACtattgtaaataatattgttaatataatattaaaaagacatgatttaaataaagattATGGTGTAATTTTATTACCCGAAGGTTTAATAGAATTTATACcagaaatgaaaaaattaattgaagaattaaatattattttaaaaacatcGAACCCATCGGAACCTTTTGATGCAtctaaattaaaagaatcAAAAGAATTATGGAATTTCTTACCACAAATAATTAGAGAccaattattattagatAGAGAATCAACTGGTTATATACAAGTTGGAAAAGTTGCAACAGAAagattaataataaatttagttGAATCTGAGTTAGctaaattaaaagatattaatttaaatattcattttatggCTCATTATTTAGGATATGAAGGTAGATGTGCATTACCATCCAATTTCGATTGTAACTATTGTTACTCATTAGGATATAATGCTGCATTATTAATTGACCATAAAAAAACTGGTTACATGTCAATCATAcgaaatttaaaaaattcctATGAAGATTGGATTCCTGCTggtattccatttttaagAATAATGCATGTATGTAAAGACAACTTAGGAAAAGAATATCCAgctgtaaaaaaatatttagtaGATTTAAATAGTCCATTATTTAAAGTTTTAAAAGAAGTTCAAAGTTTGTGGTCattatatgatttatataGATCACCAGGCCCAATACAATTTACTGGCTATTTAAGTAACTCCCGATGTTATACTGTTAAAATACCACAAAAAGATGAATTATTGTGTCAAAACTCAgaagaattaaatattataattaattcgACTAGAGGTGGTAGTGACAAAAAGGAAGATAGTCCTGCTTGTGGAATTTCAAATattaaagataaaaatgggAATACCGAGGTACAGCATAAATCAGGATATAAATCCCTTGGATGTATGTCTGAATTACAAACATCAcgtttatataataaattggaATTACCTGAATTATGTTCCGATTTAAAAGCAAAAGTAAGAGCAggaaaacaatatatatctaaTGATCCATATACtcaaaaacaaatattatcaaattatCCAAACATGTCTTATGAAAACAAATTTCAAATTCAAGAAATATTTCatgataaatatgcatCACCTATAGcttttgaattaaaaataggaattgtatttttatctagACAATCCCCAGGTGCTATGAATGTATTGTGTGGTTTATACAGACGTCTAAAACTGTTAAAAGGTGTTTGTATAGCATTTTATGGATTATATGgcttattaaataataagtaCATAATcataaatgatgaaaacATTGCTAAACATTTAAATCAAGGTGGTTTAGAATTAACAGGAAATTCACCAGAGCATTCATTATTTGATGAAGAGAATAGAAATAAAGTTTGCGAAACTGTATCTAAGTTACAATTAAATGGTTTGGTAATGCCAGGTTCAAATGTGACAATAACAGAAGCAGCATTATTAGCTGAATActttttagaaaaaaaaattcatacaTCTGTTGTTGGAATACCATTAACGGGTTCTAATAATTTGATTCATGAATTAATTGAAACATGTGTTGGTTTTGATAGTAGTACAAAAGTTTATGCATCTTTAATTGGTAATGTTCTTACAGATGCAGTTAGTATGCCCAAGTACTGGCATTTTATTCGATTAATGGGTCGCTCACCATCTCATGAAGTATTAGAATGTGCATTACAAACACATCCAAACATGGTTATAATAGCAGAAGAATATGGAGCAGCTGATAAAACATTATGGAGAGTTGTTCAAGATATAGCTGATGTAATATGTGCCAGAGCCGAATTAGGAAAGAATTATGGAACGGTTCTAATTCCAGATGCATTATTAATGCATTTAccaaatatgaaaatattattaacagAAATAAGTGATATACTAAATGAAGCATCTGAAAAAGGAGAATTAATACAAGCAAGAAACGATTTAGTTAATTtatcaaatgaaaaaattgaaaaagaatCACCATGGATATCAAAATTAACACCATGGAGTTTAGCATTAATTAAAACATTCCctcaatttattattaaagaaTTATTACATGTTGATCTAAGATCTATGcgttttgaaaaattagaaacagaacaattattattacaaatgGTTAAAGAAGAATTACATCAAAGAAAAGCTAAAGGAAAATATTCAGGAGTTTTTATGGGATTAACACACTTTTTCGGTTATCAGGGACGTTCTTCATTACCTTCAGAGTTCGATTGTAAGTTagcatatacatatggTCATGCAGCTTCAATTATTGTAGAAAGTGGATTAACAGGTTATATAGTATCAATTAGAGGTTTATGTGGTAATGTTAATGATTGGAAATTATTTGCAATTCCATTTATTTCtcttatgaaaatattattaagagGTCAAGGAAGTAAAACATTAAAAAGTGCATCTAAAGGTGATTTACCAGTTATTCCTAGTGCACCTGTTGATTTAAACGGAAAGGCATATAGAAGTTTAAAAATTGCTTTACAAAAATGGCAAATGGAAGATAGTTCTTGTAATCCTGGTCCAATACAATTTGAAGGAAATGCTTCTAACTATTACAATAGAACATTATTTGAAGAACAATCcgaatattttgaaatgcTAAGATATGTAGAATGTTATgcaaatatattgaaaGATACATGTAGATTTGGTGTATCTGctgattatttaaaaaatgtttttgtGCAATTATGTGGTATGCTTGTTATGGCATATAAACCAAATGACATATTGCAAAGTATGCCCTCTATAGGAAGTATTGAGGATTACTATGATTGGGAAAATCAAAGAAAAACGgataacaataaaaaatttatttaa